Proteins encoded in a region of the Myxococcus guangdongensis genome:
- a CDS encoding type I polyketide synthase has product MSAQADHGELMKRALLKLQEAQAQLDAHARERHEGLAIVGMGCRFPGGASTPGRYWRLLLDGVDTVTEVPKERWDAEAFYHPEPDQPGKVYCRHGAFLEDIDQFEPRFFGISPREAARMDPQHRLLLEVAWEALESAGRDPSSLRGTRTGVFVGMMGQDYTQLATQSPDLIDAHTGSGNGASVASGRLSYTFDLQGPSLTVDTACSSSLVAVHLALRSLRQREVDFALVGGVNLVLSPVATLIESRAHMLAADGRCKAFDAAANGMGRGEGCGVLVLRRLSDAIADKDPIVAVIRGSAVNQDGRTSGLTVPNGLAQRQVLSDALKDARVDASRVGYVEAHGTGTALGDPIELEALGAVYGDRTTREQPLMVGSVKTNLGHLEGAAGIAGLMKAALCLANEAIPPHLHLRTPTPHVDWSRLFVEVPTARRDWRTEQPRFAAVSSFGFSGTNAHVILESAPRSEQTAVRSSARLQHLLTLSARTGGSLRRLAESFADELAGPRKDALEEVCHTARVGRSSLEERVAFVGSTSEDLSAALRDFSRGESQSTSAWVEGQRGTETPRVAWLFTGQGAQYVGMGRELFETEPGFRRDLLRFEEILRPHLDRPLTEVLFQDDTSALDETRYTQPAIVALELAVTGLLRSWGLHADAVLGHSVGEYAAAIFAGALTPDVGLPLVAARARLMQALPERGAMLALFTDEARVLRALAGHDRVSLAALNGPRNTVISGARESIDAIARELAAEGIESQRLKVSHAFHSPLMQPMLESFARVVRDVRLQAPRVSLISNLDGTEAGEGFTRPDYWVRQAREPVRFAEGLRTLLQRGVRVFLEVGPKPVLSNLARDIAAPESALWLETLHPRRADRLGLLRALSELYVRGVPVDLARLDGGRGRIALPTYPFERQRHWLDVPAPWSRPTKPTVHPLLGDRWDSLALREGTTVFSRELEARALPLLEDHRVYGKAVVPVAAFVEMVVSAVAQVSGSESMTLEAVTLHQPLVLPESRTRVVQTLLEEQGTAGFTCTVMSREDGGRGERSSWSTHLTCRVRAPGATQPPRVELEARRQSCPSPVDIEAFSEAIRQRGLDYGPSLRVLSSLHRGPHTACSSSEVEAHGVNYRVHPALLDASLRTAAAVTPLSSDDALLLPVAIHRLELYQRLPARLWTFATQRADPGSTELPTTDMTLCAEDGSVVASLMGLSVRKAEREVLLRGLDVDWQDWLYRVTWRPCPSQGELRPAGQHWVVFIGDGGGGDTLAELLEQRGARVTRVRKGPALGHGAEGLIVDPSMPDHFDRLFSEWDGVPPHGVVYLWGDEALSGCVGALHLVQALSRASWAPRLIVVTRGTRALSADAQEPRIAQAPLWGFGQAVSTELPELRCLRVDLPSEPTQDEAEACLRAFALAESEQQVAVRAEGLYLARLERVRTRAVSRQLELSAEASYLIAGGLGGLGLRLAGWLADRGARHLLLLGRHGPSVEAQRQLDALATRGVHVRVALADLASHDEVAAALVEPIGAPPLRGLFHVAGVLGDGTLAHQTAERFREVLAPKVQGAWNLHVLTAGMTLDFFVCFSSAASLLGTPGQANYVAANAFLDALAQLRHAQGRPALTLNWGSWAQTGMAARMGPVSTRSAAALGFGSIPVERGLEVLERLMGGASTSLGVFPVDWTRLAEQWPGLARQAFFEGLLGGSPPEPRAPAFRARLDAAAPNRRVELLRQHVAEQVARTLGLAESERLSGGERLFDLGFDSLLAVELKNRLSSSLGKSLRSTLVFDFPSLAGLVAHLVGELGLGEPTQRQVEGPTREDALTAEIQALSEQELTSLIDQELVSALTR; this is encoded by the coding sequence TTGTCCGCCCAGGCAGACCATGGGGAGTTGATGAAGCGCGCGCTCCTGAAGCTCCAGGAGGCGCAGGCACAGCTCGACGCCCACGCGCGCGAGCGGCACGAGGGCCTGGCCATCGTCGGCATGGGCTGCAGGTTCCCGGGTGGTGCCTCGACTCCCGGCCGCTACTGGCGGCTGCTCCTCGATGGCGTCGACACCGTCACCGAGGTCCCCAAGGAGCGATGGGACGCGGAGGCGTTCTACCACCCCGAGCCCGATCAGCCCGGGAAGGTCTACTGCCGCCACGGCGCCTTCCTGGAGGACATCGACCAGTTCGAGCCCAGGTTCTTCGGCATCTCCCCGCGCGAGGCGGCGCGGATGGACCCTCAGCACCGGCTGCTACTGGAGGTCGCCTGGGAGGCCCTGGAGAGCGCCGGGCGTGACCCGAGCTCCCTGCGCGGAACCCGGACGGGCGTGTTCGTCGGGATGATGGGGCAGGACTACACGCAGCTCGCCACCCAGTCTCCCGACCTCATCGATGCTCACACGGGCTCCGGCAACGGCGCGAGCGTCGCGTCGGGCAGGCTGTCGTACACGTTCGACCTCCAGGGGCCGAGCCTCACGGTCGACACCGCGTGCTCATCGTCGCTGGTCGCCGTCCACCTCGCGCTCCGGTCGCTGCGCCAGCGCGAGGTCGACTTCGCGCTGGTGGGCGGGGTGAACCTGGTGCTGTCGCCCGTGGCGACGTTGATCGAATCGCGCGCGCACATGCTCGCCGCGGATGGGCGCTGCAAGGCCTTCGATGCGGCGGCCAATGGGATGGGAAGAGGAGAGGGCTGTGGTGTCCTCGTCCTGCGGCGGCTCTCGGATGCCATCGCGGACAAGGACCCCATCGTCGCGGTGATTCGCGGTTCGGCGGTCAACCAGGATGGCCGGACCAGCGGGTTGACGGTCCCGAACGGGCTCGCGCAGCGGCAGGTGCTCTCGGATGCACTGAAGGACGCGCGCGTCGATGCGTCGCGCGTGGGCTACGTCGAGGCACATGGGACCGGGACGGCGCTCGGTGACCCCATCGAGTTGGAGGCGCTCGGCGCGGTCTACGGAGACAGGACGACGCGCGAGCAGCCCCTGATGGTGGGCTCGGTGAAGACGAACCTGGGTCACCTCGAGGGCGCGGCGGGCATCGCGGGGTTGATGAAGGCGGCCCTGTGTCTGGCGAACGAGGCGATTCCTCCCCACCTCCACCTGCGGACCCCCACGCCGCACGTCGACTGGAGCCGGCTGTTCGTCGAGGTGCCCACCGCGCGGCGCGACTGGCGAACCGAGCAGCCGCGCTTCGCGGCCGTGAGCTCATTTGGTTTCTCGGGCACGAACGCGCACGTCATCCTCGAGTCCGCGCCGCGCTCGGAACAAACGGCCGTGCGGAGTTCCGCGCGCCTCCAGCACCTCTTGACGCTCTCGGCCCGCACGGGCGGCAGCCTGCGCCGGTTGGCGGAGTCGTTCGCGGACGAACTCGCGGGGCCCCGCAAGGACGCGCTCGAGGAGGTCTGCCACACGGCGAGGGTCGGCCGAAGTTCGCTGGAGGAGCGCGTGGCCTTCGTGGGCTCGACCTCCGAGGACCTGTCCGCCGCCCTGCGCGACTTCAGCCGGGGCGAGTCCCAGTCCACGAGCGCGTGGGTGGAAGGACAGCGAGGCACGGAGACGCCGCGCGTCGCGTGGCTCTTCACGGGGCAGGGCGCCCAGTACGTGGGCATGGGGCGTGAGCTGTTCGAGACGGAGCCAGGCTTCCGTCGCGACCTGCTCCGTTTCGAGGAGATCCTCCGGCCTCACCTCGACCGTCCGCTGACCGAGGTGCTGTTCCAGGACGACACTAGCGCGCTGGACGAGACGCGGTACACGCAGCCTGCCATCGTGGCGCTCGAGCTGGCGGTGACCGGTCTGCTGCGCTCATGGGGTCTTCACGCCGACGCGGTCCTGGGGCACAGCGTCGGTGAGTATGCCGCCGCCATCTTCGCCGGTGCCCTGACTCCGGATGTGGGGCTCCCACTGGTGGCCGCGCGCGCGCGGCTGATGCAAGCGCTGCCCGAGCGCGGCGCGATGCTGGCCCTCTTCACCGACGAGGCGCGGGTCCTCCGAGCCCTGGCGGGGCATGACCGGGTCTCGCTGGCGGCCCTCAACGGACCGCGAAACACGGTCATCTCCGGAGCGCGGGAGTCGATCGACGCCATCGCACGAGAGTTGGCCGCCGAGGGCATCGAGAGCCAGCGCTTGAAGGTCTCTCATGCGTTCCACTCGCCATTGATGCAGCCGATGTTGGAGTCGTTCGCGCGGGTCGTCAGGGACGTGCGACTCCAGGCACCACGGGTGTCCCTCATCTCGAACCTCGACGGCACCGAGGCAGGGGAGGGCTTCACGCGTCCGGACTACTGGGTCCGGCAGGCCCGCGAGCCGGTCCGCTTCGCGGAGGGACTCCGCACGCTCCTCCAACGTGGGGTGCGCGTCTTCCTCGAGGTGGGCCCGAAGCCTGTCCTGTCCAATCTCGCGCGCGACATCGCGGCTCCCGAATCCGCCTTGTGGTTGGAGACCCTGCACCCGCGTCGCGCGGACCGGCTGGGACTGCTGCGCGCCCTGTCGGAGCTCTACGTCCGTGGCGTTCCGGTGGACCTGGCGCGCCTCGACGGCGGACGCGGGCGCATCGCGCTTCCCACCTATCCGTTCGAACGGCAGCGGCACTGGCTGGACGTGCCCGCGCCGTGGTCACGTCCCACGAAGCCCACGGTGCATCCGCTGCTCGGTGACCGTTGGGACTCCTTGGCGCTGCGAGAGGGCACCACCGTCTTCTCGCGAGAGCTGGAGGCGCGGGCCCTTCCACTCCTGGAGGACCACCGCGTGTACGGCAAGGCGGTGGTCCCCGTCGCGGCCTTCGTGGAGATGGTGGTCTCGGCGGTGGCGCAGGTGTCGGGCTCGGAGTCCATGACGCTGGAGGCGGTGACGCTCCACCAGCCGCTCGTCCTGCCGGAGTCACGCACTCGCGTCGTCCAGACGCTCCTCGAGGAACAGGGCACCGCGGGCTTCACGTGCACCGTGATGAGCAGGGAGGATGGAGGGAGGGGCGAGCGGTCCTCCTGGAGCACCCACCTGACCTGTCGTGTTCGTGCGCCGGGCGCGACGCAGCCGCCTCGGGTGGAGCTCGAAGCACGGCGCCAGAGCTGCCCCAGCCCCGTCGACATCGAAGCCTTCTCCGAGGCGATTCGTCAGCGCGGGCTCGACTATGGCCCCTCGCTGCGAGTCCTGTCGTCGCTCCATCGGGGACCTCACACCGCGTGCTCCTCCAGCGAGGTGGAGGCGCATGGTGTGAATTACCGCGTCCATCCGGCCCTGCTCGATGCGAGCCTCCGGACCGCGGCCGCCGTCACGCCACTGTCTTCAGACGACGCGCTGCTGCTCCCGGTCGCCATCCACCGCCTCGAACTCTACCAGCGCCTGCCCGCGCGCCTCTGGACGTTCGCCACGCAGCGCGCCGACCCCGGCTCGACGGAGCTCCCGACCACGGACATGACCCTGTGCGCCGAGGACGGCAGCGTGGTCGCGTCCCTCATGGGGCTCTCCGTTCGCAAGGCCGAGCGGGAAGTGTTGCTGCGCGGCCTCGACGTGGACTGGCAGGACTGGCTGTACCGCGTCACCTGGCGTCCGTGTCCCTCTCAGGGCGAGCTGCGCCCAGCGGGCCAGCACTGGGTCGTCTTCATCGGGGATGGGGGGGGCGGGGACACGTTGGCCGAGCTTCTCGAACAGCGTGGCGCCCGAGTCACCCGCGTGCGCAAGGGCCCGGCGCTCGGCCACGGCGCCGAGGGCCTCATCGTGGACCCCTCGATGCCTGACCACTTCGACCGGCTGTTCTCGGAGTGGGACGGCGTGCCTCCACACGGCGTCGTGTATCTGTGGGGCGACGAGGCGCTGTCGGGCTGCGTGGGCGCGCTGCACCTGGTGCAGGCCCTGTCGCGAGCTTCGTGGGCGCCCCGATTGATTGTCGTCACCCGAGGCACGCGAGCGCTGTCCGCTGATGCCCAGGAGCCGCGCATCGCGCAGGCGCCGCTGTGGGGCTTCGGGCAGGCGGTGTCGACGGAGCTGCCAGAGCTGCGCTGCCTCCGGGTCGACCTCCCCAGTGAGCCGACACAGGATGAGGCCGAGGCGTGCCTGCGTGCGTTCGCGCTCGCCGAATCGGAGCAACAAGTCGCCGTACGCGCGGAGGGCCTGTACCTCGCTCGACTGGAGCGCGTCCGAACTCGCGCGGTGTCGCGGCAACTGGAGCTCTCCGCGGAGGCGTCCTACCTCATCGCGGGTGGACTGGGAGGGCTCGGACTCCGACTCGCGGGATGGCTGGCGGACCGGGGCGCGCGACACCTCCTCCTGTTGGGACGACATGGCCCTTCGGTGGAGGCCCAGCGGCAGCTCGATGCGCTGGCGACGCGAGGCGTGCATGTCCGCGTGGCCCTGGCGGACCTGGCTTCTCACGACGAAGTGGCGGCGGCCCTGGTCGAGCCGATCGGCGCTCCCCCGCTGCGAGGTCTCTTCCACGTCGCGGGAGTCCTGGGTGACGGCACGCTGGCCCATCAGACGGCGGAGCGCTTCCGCGAGGTGCTGGCACCCAAGGTCCAGGGCGCGTGGAACCTGCACGTGCTCACCGCCGGGATGACGCTGGACTTCTTCGTCTGCTTCTCCTCGGCGGCCTCGCTCCTGGGGACGCCGGGGCAGGCCAACTACGTCGCCGCGAACGCCTTCCTGGATGCACTGGCCCAGCTCCGGCATGCGCAGGGACGGCCCGCGCTGACCCTCAACTGGGGCTCCTGGGCGCAGACGGGCATGGCCGCGCGAATGGGGCCGGTGTCCACGAGGTCGGCCGCGGCCCTGGGCTTCGGGTCGATTCCCGTGGAGCGCGGGCTGGAGGTCCTCGAACGCCTCATGGGCGGAGCGAGCACCTCGCTCGGGGTCTTCCCTGTCGACTGGACACGGCTCGCGGAGCAGTGGCCGGGACTGGCCCGTCAGGCCTTCTTCGAGGGACTGCTCGGTGGCTCGCCGCCCGAGCCTCGCGCTCCTGCCTTCCGCGCGCGATTGGACGCGGCCGCGCCGAACCGGAGGGTGGAGCTGCTGCGTCAGCACGTGGCGGAGCAGGTCGCGCGCACGCTGGGGCTGGCGGAGTCGGAGCGGCTCTCCGGTGGCGAGCGGCTGTTCGACCTGGGCTTCGATTCACTGCTGGCGGTGGAGCTGAAGAACCGGCTCTCCAGCAGCCTCGGCAAGAGCCTGCGCTCCACGCTGGTCTTCGACTTCCCCTCGCTGGCCGGGCTCGTCGCGCACCTCGTGGGAGAGCTGGGGCTGGGCGAGCCCACGCAGCGGCAGGTGGAGGGCCCGACGCGAGAGGACGCGTTGACCGCGGAGATACAGGCGCTGTCGGAGCAGGAGCTCACCTCCCTCATCGACCAGGAGCTGGTGAGCGCGCTCACCCGCTGA
- a CDS encoding type I polyketide synthase encodes MAKLPTRISELPAVKLAYLASQLRAKKDLLAAEPIAVVGMSCRFPGGGELPETFWQFLREGGDATREVPPERWNIDELYDPTPGAKGKVYTRRGAFIENVDLFEPAFFGIPPRDAKDMDPQQRMLLEECWRSLERAGIPPAGLSGSRTGVFVGLMHNDYNVLGITAGVEMHSASLNYPSMAAGRIAHTLGLQGPALTVDTACSSSAVAVHLACQSLRNDESDLALAGGVSLSLSPLTMIFECQNRMLAVDGRCKTFDASADGFSRGEGCGVVVLKRLSDALAQGDSILGVIRGSALNHDGRSSGLMVPNGRAQERVIRMALEGCGVEPEQVSYVEAHGTGTSLGDPIEMEALRSVFGRAPARGSPLWVGSVKTNIGHLEAAAGIAGLIKVLLALRHEAIPAHLHLSRPNPNIRWDDLPVVIPTALQPWPRGEQRRIAGLSSFGFSGTNVHLVVEEAPLQSRPPVARERPVHLLTLSAKTEAALEALVEVHASSLPDEGEVLGDWCYTANVGRSHFEHRAAISGANAAELRAGLSRLRMERSPPRREPRRGTESPRPVFLFTGQGSLRPGVGRELAETWPVFHAAVQRCSAALMGLLEPRLGDILYGEQSLSLLADTRHAQPALVALEYALSELWASWGIVPGAVAGHSLGEYAAAVVAGVLSIEDALSLVVARSRLIHEAPGEGAMLAVNATLEVLAPTLAPVSHLISLAAVNGPQDLVISGDRATLSEVAGRLAREGIACRPLSVTHAFHSPLMEPVVAAFEACFEGVALSTPRLSFVSTLEGGLVSEALTRPAYWCRHLREPVRFAEALETLREQKHRTFLEVGPTPVLTGVGLRVYPGEEELSWLPSLRPASGEAAQMLTALGALYERGFEVDWSAFDAPFERRSVTLPTYPFRRERYWIDSPTEGSMAERRAARASGPLLTGVPLSLAGTKGSRFSARLSTREPSFLAEHRVFGATVLPAACYVEMALGAAHFAAPPEATFELLSFELERPLVLGEGEGREVQTVLTPEEGRTHFEIYGQGTTGAERDWARLAHGYLVEHRDSARHVDLEAGLFERFSPPRPVGPFYELMARHGIEYGPSFQAIDALRFGKNACLAHVRLPDNQVVGMGEYRLHPLILDACFQTVAALFMEEASEAPDHRQRMPVAIQRLRWFKKPGSSAWVHARHDERVSASDELLSIDLRILGEAGEVIAEVEGLLLKRIDRRALTTSFSDSTRELLLELAWRELDAPRSRAPVPLQSHRWLLLADSGGVAEALKAQVQRHGGACVVATPDPSNDADHVRVDPKHPETFVRLLQSLSEEGAAPTTVVCLWGLDEPGGEALSPEALVRATTRSATGVLHLVQAMARASWAQRPALWLVTRGAVAAAPGDTVNGLVQSMLWGLGRAATIEHPELGCRLVDLDDGEDAASRLFEQMTRATGENLLALRGSRLLGARLTRPGAPSNSANPMGIHADGAYLITGGLGALGLATAAWLVEAGARQLVLVSRSAPGDATKLQLDELGARGCDVTVARADVSRPDDVRRVLEELSARGTRLRGVFHAAGVLDDGVFLRQDPERLARVLAPKVMGAWNLHLATAGLPLDLFVMYSSAASLVGVAGQANYMAANTFLDALAHHRRAKGLPALSVNWGQWAGGGMARKARARVSTADTPGLPPQRALRILEELLGRDVAQMGVVPVDPSALESSLSSSHGPLFSELALREKEPSAGTGRMVELLEEFTRSDGARRRGLLTHYVRGRLAPLLGFPPEHEVLQKKISLNEMGLDSLRAVELKNRMGRELGVDLPMARFIDGTGVAGIVEAVHEQLELSELLARAPVTAAQSEVEELTL; translated from the coding sequence ATGGCGAAACTACCGACACGCATCTCCGAGCTGCCGGCCGTCAAGCTCGCCTATCTCGCGAGCCAGCTCCGCGCGAAGAAGGACCTCCTGGCCGCGGAGCCCATCGCCGTCGTCGGCATGTCCTGCCGCTTCCCCGGCGGAGGCGAGCTGCCGGAGACGTTCTGGCAGTTCCTCCGCGAGGGAGGTGACGCGACCCGCGAGGTGCCACCCGAGCGCTGGAACATCGACGAGCTCTACGACCCCACGCCGGGCGCGAAGGGGAAGGTGTACACGCGCCGCGGCGCCTTCATCGAGAACGTCGACCTGTTCGAGCCCGCGTTCTTCGGCATCCCGCCGCGCGACGCGAAGGACATGGACCCGCAGCAGCGCATGTTGCTCGAGGAGTGCTGGCGCTCACTCGAGCGCGCGGGCATCCCTCCGGCGGGACTGAGCGGCAGCCGCACCGGCGTCTTCGTGGGGCTGATGCACAACGACTACAACGTGCTCGGCATCACCGCGGGCGTGGAGATGCACTCCGCGTCGCTCAACTACCCCTCCATGGCCGCGGGGCGCATCGCGCACACGCTGGGCCTCCAGGGGCCCGCGCTCACGGTGGACACTGCGTGCTCGTCCTCCGCGGTCGCCGTCCACCTGGCGTGCCAGAGCTTGCGCAACGACGAGAGCGACCTGGCCCTCGCGGGCGGCGTCAGCCTGAGCCTGTCACCGCTCACCATGATCTTCGAATGCCAGAACCGCATGCTGGCGGTCGATGGTCGCTGCAAGACCTTCGATGCCTCGGCGGATGGCTTCTCGCGCGGTGAAGGGTGCGGCGTCGTCGTGCTCAAGCGCCTGTCGGACGCGCTGGCACAGGGCGACTCCATCCTCGGTGTCATCCGGGGCTCGGCGCTCAACCACGACGGACGCAGCAGCGGATTGATGGTGCCGAACGGGCGCGCGCAGGAGCGCGTCATCCGCATGGCGCTGGAGGGCTGCGGCGTGGAGCCCGAGCAGGTGAGCTACGTCGAGGCCCATGGCACGGGGACGTCGCTCGGCGACCCCATCGAGATGGAGGCGCTGCGCTCGGTCTTCGGCCGCGCGCCCGCGCGAGGCTCGCCGCTGTGGGTGGGCTCGGTGAAGACGAACATCGGACACCTGGAGGCCGCCGCCGGAATCGCGGGGCTCATCAAGGTGCTGCTGGCGCTGCGGCACGAGGCCATCCCCGCGCACCTCCACCTCTCGCGGCCGAACCCGAACATCCGCTGGGATGACCTGCCGGTGGTCATCCCCACCGCGCTGCAACCCTGGCCGCGAGGGGAGCAGCGGCGGATCGCCGGCCTCAGCAGCTTCGGCTTCTCCGGCACCAACGTGCACCTCGTGGTGGAGGAGGCGCCGCTCCAGTCGCGGCCACCGGTGGCGCGGGAGCGCCCCGTCCACCTGTTGACCCTGTCGGCCAAGACCGAGGCCGCGCTCGAGGCGCTGGTGGAGGTGCATGCGTCCTCGCTGCCCGACGAGGGCGAGGTGCTCGGGGACTGGTGCTACACGGCCAACGTCGGTCGGTCCCACTTCGAGCACCGCGCGGCCATCTCGGGTGCGAACGCCGCCGAGCTCCGGGCCGGTCTGTCGCGTCTGCGCATGGAAAGGTCACCTCCGCGACGTGAGCCTCGCCGGGGGACGGAGAGCCCGAGGCCGGTCTTCCTGTTCACGGGACAGGGCTCGCTGCGTCCCGGGGTGGGGCGCGAGCTCGCCGAGACCTGGCCCGTGTTCCACGCGGCGGTGCAGCGGTGCTCGGCCGCCTTGATGGGACTGCTCGAGCCGAGGCTCGGGGACATCCTGTATGGCGAGCAGTCCCTCTCCCTGCTCGCGGACACACGCCACGCCCAGCCCGCGCTCGTGGCGCTCGAATACGCGCTCTCCGAGCTGTGGGCCTCGTGGGGCATCGTCCCAGGCGCGGTGGCCGGTCACAGCCTGGGCGAGTACGCGGCGGCGGTGGTCGCCGGGGTCCTGTCCATCGAGGACGCGCTGAGCCTGGTCGTCGCGCGCTCGCGACTCATCCACGAGGCCCCGGGCGAAGGCGCGATGCTGGCCGTCAACGCCACGCTGGAGGTGCTGGCGCCGACGCTCGCACCGGTCTCCCACCTCATCTCGCTCGCGGCGGTCAACGGTCCCCAGGACCTGGTCATCTCCGGAGACCGCGCGACGCTCTCCGAGGTCGCGGGGCGTCTCGCGCGGGAGGGCATCGCCTGCAGGCCGCTGTCGGTCACCCACGCCTTCCACTCGCCGCTCATGGAGCCGGTGGTGGCGGCCTTCGAGGCGTGCTTCGAAGGGGTGGCGCTCTCGACGCCGCGCCTCTCCTTCGTGTCGACGCTCGAGGGCGGGCTCGTCTCCGAGGCGCTGACCCGGCCCGCGTACTGGTGTCGCCACCTGCGCGAGCCCGTCCGCTTCGCCGAGGCGCTGGAGACGCTGCGCGAGCAGAAGCACCGCACGTTCCTGGAGGTGGGGCCCACGCCGGTCCTCACGGGCGTCGGCCTGCGCGTCTACCCGGGCGAGGAGGAGCTGAGCTGGCTTCCGAGTCTGCGTCCCGCATCCGGTGAGGCCGCGCAGATGCTCACCGCCCTGGGTGCGCTCTACGAGCGTGGCTTCGAGGTGGACTGGAGCGCGTTCGACGCGCCCTTTGAGCGGAGGTCCGTCACGCTCCCGACGTATCCCTTCCGTCGCGAGCGCTATTGGATCGACTCGCCGACGGAGGGCTCGATGGCGGAGCGGAGGGCGGCACGCGCCAGCGGCCCTCTGCTCACGGGCGTACCGTTGTCGCTCGCGGGGACGAAGGGTTCGCGATTCTCGGCGCGCCTGAGCACCCGGGAGCCTTCGTTCCTCGCCGAGCACCGTGTCTTCGGTGCGACGGTGTTGCCAGCGGCTTGCTACGTCGAGATGGCGCTGGGGGCCGCGCACTTCGCGGCGCCGCCGGAGGCCACGTTCGAGCTGCTCTCGTTCGAGCTGGAGCGACCGCTCGTGCTCGGCGAAGGGGAGGGCCGTGAGGTCCAGACGGTGCTGACGCCGGAGGAAGGGCGCACGCACTTCGAGATCTACGGCCAGGGGACAACGGGCGCCGAGCGGGACTGGGCGCGCCTCGCCCATGGGTACCTCGTGGAGCACCGCGATTCCGCGCGACACGTCGACCTGGAGGCCGGGCTGTTCGAGCGCTTCTCCCCGCCACGACCCGTCGGACCGTTCTACGAGCTGATGGCCAGGCACGGCATCGAGTACGGCCCCTCGTTCCAGGCCATCGACGCACTGAGGTTCGGGAAGAACGCCTGCCTCGCCCATGTCCGGTTGCCCGACAATCAGGTCGTCGGGATGGGCGAGTACCGACTGCACCCCCTCATCCTCGATGCCTGTTTCCAGACCGTCGCCGCCCTGTTCATGGAGGAGGCCAGCGAGGCGCCGGACCACCGGCAACGGATGCCCGTCGCCATCCAGCGCCTGCGCTGGTTCAAGAAGCCCGGGAGCAGCGCCTGGGTGCATGCGCGCCACGACGAGCGCGTCTCCGCCTCCGATGAACTCTTGAGCATCGACCTGCGCATCCTCGGGGAGGCGGGGGAGGTCATCGCGGAGGTCGAGGGGCTGCTGCTGAAGCGCATCGACCGGCGCGCGCTCACGACCTCGTTCTCCGACTCCACGCGGGAGCTGCTCCTCGAGCTGGCGTGGCGCGAGCTGGACGCCCCTCGGTCACGGGCTCCGGTTCCTCTCCAGTCCCATCGCTGGTTGTTGCTCGCGGACTCGGGCGGCGTCGCGGAGGCGCTGAAGGCGCAGGTCCAGCGTCACGGTGGAGCGTGTGTGGTGGCGACACCGGACCCGAGCAACGACGCGGACCACGTCCGCGTCGATCCGAAGCACCCGGAGACCTTCGTTCGACTCCTCCAATCGCTGTCCGAGGAGGGCGCGGCGCCGACGACGGTCGTCTGCCTCTGGGGGCTCGACGAGCCAGGGGGCGAAGCGCTCTCACCAGAGGCGTTGGTGCGTGCCACCACGCGGAGCGCGACCGGCGTGCTCCACCTGGTGCAGGCCATGGCCCGTGCGAGCTGGGCCCAGCGGCCCGCGCTGTGGTTGGTGACTCGCGGCGCCGTCGCGGCCGCGCCGGGGGACACCGTGAACGGCCTCGTGCAGTCGATGCTCTGGGGGCTCGGTCGCGCGGCCACCATCGAACACCCGGAGTTGGGGTGCCGGCTGGTGGACCTGGACGACGGAGAGGACGCGGCCTCGCGGTTGTTCGAGCAGATGACCCGCGCGACAGGGGAGAACCTGCTGGCGCTGCGAGGCTCGCGGCTCCTCGGAGCTCGGCTCACGCGACCCGGCGCGCCGTCGAACAGCGCCAACCCGATGGGGATCCACGCGGATGGCGCGTATCTCATCACCGGAGGACTGGGCGCCCTCGGGCTCGCGACCGCCGCGTGGCTGGTGGAGGCCGGCGCCCGCCAGCTGGTCCTGGTCAGCCGAAGCGCACCGGGAGACGCGACGAAGCTCCAACTCGACGAGTTGGGGGCGCGTGGCTGCGACGTCACGGTGGCTCGCGCGGATGTCTCGCGCCCGGACGACGTGCGGCGCGTCCTGGAGGAACTCTCCGCGAGAGGCACACGCCTGCGAGGCGTCTTCCACGCGGCGGGCGTGCTGGACGATGGCGTGTTCCTGCGGCAGGACCCGGAGCGTCTGGCGCGCGTGCTCGCGCCCAAGGTGATGGGTGCGTGGAACCTGCATCTCGCGACGGCCGGGCTCCCGCTCGACCTCTTCGTCATGTACTCGTCCGCGGCGTCGCTCGTCGGAGTCGCCGGGCAGGCCAACTACATGGCCGCCAACACCTTCCTCGACGCGCTGGCGCACCATCGCCGCGCGAAAGGGCTGCCCGCGCTCAGCGTCAACTGGGGACAGTGGGCCGGCGGAGGAATGGCGCGGAAGGCGAGGGCGCGCGTGTCGACCGCGGACACCCCGGGGCTTCCACCCCAGCGCGCGCTGCGCATCCTCGAGGAGCTGTTGGGCCGGGACGTCGCGCAGATGGGCGTGGTGCCCGTCGACCCCTCCGCGCTGGAGTCCTCGCTCTCCTCGAGCCATGGCCCCCTGTTCTCCGAGCTGGCGCTGCGTGAGAAGGAGCCCTCCGCCGGCACGGGGCGGATGGTGGAGCTGCTGGAGGAGTTCACGCGCTCGGATGGCGCGCGTCGGCGCGGGCTCCTGACGCACTACGTACGAGGCCGGCTGGCGCCCCTGCTGGGGTTCCCGCCGGAGCACGAGGTGCTCCAGAAGAAGATCTCCCTCAACGAGATGGGGCTCGATTCGCTGCGCGCCGTCGAGCTGAAGAACCGCATGGGCCGTGAGCTGGGCGTGGACCTGCCCATGGCGCGCTTCATCGACGGAACCGGTGTCGCCGGAATCGTGGAAGCGGTGCACGAGCAGCTCGAGCTCAGTGAGCTGCTCGCGCGAGCCCCCGTCACCGCCGCGCAGTCCGAGGTCGAGGAGCTGACGCTATGA